The Erigeron canadensis isolate Cc75 chromosome 4, C_canadensis_v1, whole genome shotgun sequence genome window below encodes:
- the LOC122597623 gene encoding uncharacterized protein LOC122597623 — protein MDPPSPSSSDDSIDLDDAILSTVALTVTTMIQAAEDEEDEEDQLSPRRRTVLERRREEAYARLVRLYFAERPLFGVRDFRRRYRMSKRLFLRITNDLEERYPYFQQRMDARGKLGFMPIHKTTSALRQLAYGCSVDLFDEHLEMSARTSWESLIYFCKGINEMYGPTYLRRPTSINLERIYDVHE, from the exons ATGGATCCTCCATCGCCCTCTTCATCCGATGATTCAATCGATCTTGACGACGCTATTCTTAGTACCGTCGCTTTGACAGTTACTACTATGATTCAAGCCGCAGAAGACGAGGAGGACGAGGAAGACCAACTTTCGCCTAGAAGAAGAACGGTTCTGGAACGTCGACGTGAGGAGGCATACGCGCGATTGGTCCGCCTTTACTTTGCTGAGCGACCCTTATTTGGCGTGAGGGATTTTAGACGTCGCTATCGTATGAGCAAGCGGCTATTTTTGAGAATTACAAATGACTTGGAAGAAAGGTATCcatattttcaacaaagaatGGATGCTCGTGGGAAGCTGGGTTTCATGCCGATACACAAGACTACCTCTGCGCTTCGTCAATTAGCATATGGGTGTAGCGTCGACTTGTTTGACGAGCATTTGGAGATGTCGGCTAGGACTTCCTGGGAGTCgctgatatatttttgtaaag gtATAAATGAAATGTATGGACCGACATACCTACGGAGACCTACATCTATCAATCTTGAACGAATATACGATGTGCATGAGTAG
- the LOC122598607 gene encoding protein ALP1-like yields the protein MIGSIDCMHWPWEMCPTAWRGSHTRGDVGRPSLMLQAVASTDLWIWNAYFGQQGSNNDINVFEASPVLEEIISGLAPTAGFYANNNYYKAGYYLTDGIYPEYSTFVKTFTDPIDEKRKYFKKKQESAQKDIERAFGVLKKRWKVISFPSRFWDKQRMHDVIYACITIHNMILEDEDKAFCQDFNDEDPTLDPAYWEQQTPMEQRITNLQAV from the exons ATGATCGGTAGTATTGATTGCATGCACTGGCCATGGGAGATGTGTCCAACCGCATGGCGCGGTTCGCACACCAGAGGGGATGTTGGTAGACCATCATTGATGCTTCAGGCGGTTGCGTCTACtgacttgtggatttggaatGCATATTTTGGTCAGCAGGGGTCCAACAATGACATCAACGTGTTTGAGGCGTCCCCAGTATTGGAAGAAATTATATCTGGCTTGGCACCTACAG CGGGTTTTTATGCAAACAACAACTACTACAAAGCCGGATACTACTTGACAGATGGCATCTACCCTGAGTATTCCACTTTTGTGAAGACTTTTACTGACCCGATTGATGAAAAGAGAAAATActttaagaaaaaacaagaaTCGGCGCAAAAGGATATCGAGAGAGCATTCGGGGTTCTTAAAAAGCGTTGGAAAGTTATTAGTTTTCCCTCACGGTTTTGGGACAAGCAGAGGATGCATGACGTGATATACGCGTGTATCACTATACACAACATGATATTGGAGGATGAAGATAAAGCTTTTTGTCAAGACTTCAACGACGAAGACCCGACACTAGACCCGGCGTATTGGGAACAACAAACTCCAATGGAGCAACGGATCACGAATTTACAAGCCGTATGA